The Endozoicomonas montiporae CL-33 genome contains a region encoding:
- a CDS encoding transposase, which produces METRAAYLSDPSHKVIFHYTPKHASWLNQIEIWFSILVRRFLKRGTFTSTEDLKTRLHGFIDFFNERMAKPFKWTYRARPLQV; this is translated from the coding sequence ATGGAGACTCGGGCGGCTTACCTCAGTGACCCATCCCATAAAGTTATATTCCATTACACACCAAAGCATGCGTCATGGCTGAACCAAATTGAAATCTGGTTTTCAATTTTGGTGAGACGGTTCTTGAAAAGAGGCACATTTACATCAACTGAAGACCTGAAAACCAGACTTCATGGCTTTATAGATTTCTTCAATGAGAGGATGGCCAAGCCTTTCAAGTGGACTTATAGGGCTCGACCTCTGCAAGTATAA
- a CDS encoding transposase, with protein sequence MQALEPVKPNKLVKPGHIEKREFEYTRHGTQALLAGMDVVTGKIIPLIRDTRTEQDFSDWLDIVLTSDPNAAGWHLVMDRLNTHMSEAAVMKVAAIETHQRMNSASRVSQVF encoded by the coding sequence ATGCAAGCTTTGGAGCCGGTGAAACCAAACAAACTGGTCAAACCGGGTCACATAGAAAAGCGTGAATTTGAGTATACACGTCATGGTACGCAGGCTTTGCTGGCCGGTATGGATGTGGTTACAGGAAAAATAATTCCTCTTATTCGAGATACTCGAACGGAGCAAGATTTTTCTGACTGGCTGGATATTGTTTTAACCAGCGATCCAAATGCGGCAGGTTGGCACCTGGTCATGGACAGATTGAATACCCATATGTCAGAAGCGGCTGTCATGAAGGTTGCAGCTATCGAAACACACCAGCGGATGAACTCGGCGTCAAGGGTAAGTCAGGTATTTTGA
- a CDS encoding helix-turn-helix domain-containing protein gives MQSKHTQKIHLSDQQRKDLELIIRKRKSGQSLVLRAKIILAGAEGKSLLGTAKKLKCTRETVTRWRKHWVERSDEQATLEKLKEAPRPGTPPKFTAEQICQIIALSCDKPEDHGYPFSHWSENSLAMAAVDTKIVPSISQRQVGRFLKSGRHSSR, from the coding sequence ATGCAGTCAAAACACACCCAGAAAATCCACCTGTCAGACCAACAGCGTAAAGACCTTGAACTCATAATTCGAAAGCGCAAAAGTGGTCAATCACTTGTCCTCAGGGCTAAAATCATACTGGCCGGCGCAGAAGGAAAAAGCTTACTCGGAACAGCTAAAAAATTAAAATGCACCAGAGAAACAGTTACCCGCTGGCGTAAACACTGGGTCGAGCGATCCGATGAACAGGCCACTCTGGAAAAGCTAAAAGAAGCCCCAAGGCCAGGCACTCCACCTAAGTTTACTGCTGAGCAGATTTGCCAGATTATTGCTCTGTCTTGCGACAAGCCAGAAGATCATGGCTACCCTTTCAGCCACTGGTCAGAAAACTCATTAGCCATGGCGGCAGTTGACACAAAAATCGTCCCATCTATCTCACAAAGGCAGGTGGGGCGTTTTTTAAAATCAGGCCGACATTCGTCCAGATAA
- the cydC gene encoding heme ABC transporter ATP-binding protein/permease CydC — protein sequence MGNLLPFIKLYRRYPGAMSLGVLLSITTLLASLGLLALSGWFITSTAIAGLVLATAQSFNFFTPGAGVRGFSIARTASRYFERLVSHDATFKLLAWLRGWFFDRLAPVPLHRLKQFRKGDLLNRLVANVDALDQLYLRMFSPILAAVVVILILSLGLSWFSTVLGQGVLLMMGGWLLVLPPLFYALGKHSSKAKGISQQQLRQAALDYLQGMAELQIVGTEPEFRQQINDREQQLHQHQAMLSKLEGLGSALLTFAAGSSAVLMLYLAAGEYQAGVISGPVMVMSVFAVLAGFEALMPVPGAFQFLGYTTQAAGQLKEVIDQPPMAYGQQEPKVEGHVVFDRVSFAYDQLPVLNEVTLDIPAGHHVALLGKTGCGKSTLAGLLTRYHDCDSGRVSVDGVPVTAFSEKSLYRMLAVVPQKTHVLSATLRDNLKLADPQASDDRLLELLQTTGLNQLVAVREALSGKENPLDLWLGQGGITLSGGEQRRLAIARVMLKPARILIMDEASEGLDRFSEQLLLNRLLEVYQHRTVLMITHKQSLLQKMDAVYRLDGGRLERVQS from the coding sequence ATGGGTAACCTGCTGCCGTTTATTAAACTCTATCGTCGCTATCCTGGTGCCATGTCACTGGGCGTACTGTTATCGATCACCACGTTACTGGCGAGTCTTGGCTTGTTGGCTCTTTCTGGCTGGTTTATTACTTCCACTGCAATTGCCGGTCTGGTGCTGGCAACGGCACAAAGCTTTAATTTCTTTACTCCCGGCGCAGGTGTTCGCGGTTTCTCTATTGCCCGAACGGCTTCCCGTTACTTCGAGCGACTGGTCAGTCACGATGCCACGTTCAAATTGTTGGCATGGTTGCGAGGCTGGTTCTTTGATCGTCTGGCCCCTGTGCCTTTGCACCGGTTAAAGCAGTTCCGTAAAGGTGATTTGTTAAACCGGCTGGTGGCTAATGTTGACGCACTGGATCAGTTGTATCTGAGAATGTTCAGCCCGATTCTGGCGGCTGTCGTGGTGATTCTGATTCTGTCGTTGGGTCTGAGCTGGTTCAGTACAGTACTGGGTCAGGGTGTTTTGCTGATGATGGGTGGCTGGTTGCTGGTGCTGCCGCCCCTGTTCTATGCATTGGGGAAACACAGTAGCAAAGCAAAAGGCATCAGCCAGCAACAGTTGCGACAGGCAGCACTGGATTATCTTCAGGGCATGGCAGAGCTTCAGATTGTGGGAACCGAGCCGGAGTTTCGTCAGCAGATCAATGACCGTGAACAGCAGCTGCACCAGCATCAGGCGATGCTGTCGAAGCTGGAAGGCTTGGGTTCTGCATTGTTAACCTTTGCTGCCGGCAGTTCTGCGGTTTTGATGTTGTATCTGGCAGCAGGTGAGTATCAGGCCGGCGTCATTTCCGGTCCGGTGATGGTGATGTCGGTGTTTGCAGTGCTGGCAGGTTTTGAAGCATTGATGCCGGTGCCCGGTGCTTTCCAGTTTCTGGGTTATACAACACAGGCCGCAGGCCAGCTGAAAGAAGTGATTGATCAGCCTCCGATGGCCTATGGTCAGCAGGAGCCAAAGGTAGAAGGACATGTCGTGTTTGACCGGGTCAGCTTTGCTTACGATCAGCTACCTGTACTGAATGAGGTGACTCTGGATATTCCTGCCGGTCACCATGTTGCCTTGTTGGGTAAAACCGGTTGTGGAAAATCGACACTGGCTGGATTGCTTACCCGCTATCACGACTGTGACAGTGGGCGGGTGTCGGTTGACGGTGTTCCGGTGACCGCGTTCAGCGAGAAGTCGCTTTATCGGATGCTGGCTGTTGTACCGCAGAAAACCCATGTATTAAGTGCTACTTTGCGGGATAACCTGAAACTGGCTGATCCTCAGGCAAGTGATGATCGATTGTTAGAACTGTTGCAGACGACAGGATTAAACCAGTTGGTGGCCGTTCGTGAGGCGCTTTCTGGAAAGGAAAATCCCCTTGATTTGTGGCTGGGGCAGGGGGGAATCACGCTTTCCGGAGGTGAGCAGCGTCGTCTGGCTATTGCTCGTGTCATGTTGAAGCCAGCCAGAATTCTGATTATGGATGAAGCCTCGGAAGGTCTGGATCGTTTCAGTGAACAGCTGTTGCTGAATCGCCTTCTGGAAGTGTACCAACATCGCACCGTGCTGATGATTACTCATAAACAGAGTTTGTTGCAGAAAATGGATGCGGTGTATCGGTTGGATGGAGGGCGCCTGGAAAGGGTTCAATCCTGA
- the cydD gene encoding heme ABC transporter permease/ATP-binding protein CydD — MSSSTDRLAEKAAYRWLMGQVSPARKWLIASVLLGLCSGLLLIVQAALLADSIHKLVMNGVQRSELTTSLGAILLVLLVRSICNWGREVCGFNAGVQVRESIRSALLQKLQRQGPVTIATRPAGSWSTLLVEHVEELHDFVARYLPQMALAALIPLVIVVVAFPLNWVAGLVFLGTAPLIPLFMILVGLKAAQANRRNFESLNRLGGFFLDRLQAMETLRLFQRSTYEKQQLEQASDDFRVKTMQVLRLAFLSSTVLEFFASISIAILAVYLGMSFLGYLDFGSYGTGVSLFTGLFLLLLAPDFYQPLRDLGTHYHAKARAVGACADIIEVLEQDDIEHLTGTAILPDVNEVSIDVSGLSVVAPGGQTLLSDLSFSVSAGERLAIIGPSGAGKSTLINTLMGFWHYSGQLQVNGCELREVSPESWRKNIAWLGQQPLIIDGTVYDNVCFGRELSREQVLTALHNAQAMEFIERLPSGIDTRLQEQGGNLSVGQAQRIALARAIAEPVKLLILDEPTASLDALSERLVLDALEVIPADCAVITVTHRLEQIDSMDRILMLERGKLVVAGEPQTLKTGDASLNDRYFRFVSELKQEQDQEQGVING; from the coding sequence ATGAGCAGTTCGACGGACAGGTTGGCTGAAAAGGCCGCCTATCGCTGGTTAATGGGACAGGTATCGCCTGCCCGAAAATGGTTAATAGCCTCTGTTTTGCTGGGTCTTTGCAGTGGTCTGTTGTTGATTGTTCAGGCTGCACTGTTGGCAGACAGCATCCACAAGCTGGTCATGAATGGTGTACAGCGCTCAGAACTCACCACGTCGTTAGGTGCCATTTTGTTGGTGCTGCTGGTGCGGTCGATTTGCAACTGGGGTCGGGAAGTCTGTGGCTTTAATGCAGGCGTTCAGGTGCGTGAAAGCATTCGCTCTGCCCTGTTGCAAAAGCTGCAACGACAGGGGCCGGTGACCATTGCTACCCGTCCGGCGGGCAGCTGGTCAACCCTGCTGGTGGAGCATGTCGAAGAGCTGCACGATTTTGTTGCCCGCTATTTGCCGCAGATGGCATTGGCCGCCCTGATTCCTCTGGTGATTGTGGTTGTCGCTTTTCCTCTTAACTGGGTGGCCGGTCTGGTATTTCTTGGCACGGCTCCACTGATTCCTCTGTTTATGATTCTGGTCGGATTGAAAGCGGCTCAGGCTAACCGTCGCAACTTCGAGTCATTGAATCGTCTGGGCGGTTTCTTTCTGGATCGTCTTCAGGCCATGGAAACTTTGCGGTTGTTTCAGCGCAGCACTTATGAAAAACAGCAACTGGAACAGGCCAGTGACGATTTTCGGGTTAAAACCATGCAGGTGTTAAGGCTGGCTTTTCTGTCGTCTACCGTGCTGGAGTTTTTTGCCTCGATTTCCATTGCCATTCTGGCTGTGTATCTGGGTATGAGCTTTCTCGGTTATCTGGATTTTGGCAGTTATGGTACGGGTGTCAGCCTGTTTACCGGTTTGTTTTTATTGTTGCTGGCGCCGGATTTCTATCAACCACTGCGGGATCTGGGCACTCACTATCATGCCAAGGCCAGGGCAGTCGGTGCCTGCGCTGACATTATTGAGGTGTTGGAGCAGGATGATATTGAGCACCTGACAGGCACTGCGATTTTGCCTGACGTTAATGAAGTGAGCATTGATGTGTCGGGTTTGTCAGTGGTGGCTCCGGGTGGTCAGACTCTGCTCTCCGACCTGTCTTTTTCGGTCAGTGCAGGAGAACGACTGGCGATTATCGGCCCTTCGGGTGCGGGTAAATCCACTCTGATTAACACCCTTATGGGCTTCTGGCACTACAGCGGTCAACTGCAGGTGAATGGTTGTGAGCTGAGAGAGGTGTCTCCCGAATCCTGGAGAAAGAACATTGCGTGGCTGGGGCAGCAGCCATTAATTATTGATGGAACTGTGTACGATAATGTGTGTTTTGGTCGTGAGTTGAGTCGTGAGCAGGTGCTCACTGCTTTGCATAATGCTCAGGCCATGGAATTTATCGAAAGACTGCCGTCGGGTATTGATACGCGGTTGCAAGAGCAGGGTGGCAATCTGTCCGTGGGTCAGGCGCAACGTATTGCTCTGGCAAGAGCCATTGCTGAACCCGTAAAACTGCTGATTCTGGATGAACCCACAGCCAGTCTGGATGCCCTGAGTGAGCGGCTGGTTCTGGATGCTCTGGAAGTCATTCCAGCGGATTGTGCCGTGATTACCGTGACGCACCGTCTTGAACAGATTGATTCCATGGATCGGATTCTGATGCTGGAACGTGGCAAGCTGGTCGTAGCCGGAGAACCTCAAACGCTGAAGACAGGTGACGCTTCCCTGAATGATCGCTACTTCCGCTTTGTATCCGAACTGAAACAGGAACAGGATCAGGAACAGGGAGTGATCAATGGGTAA
- the trmJ gene encoding tRNA (cytosine(32)/uridine(32)-2'-O)-methyltransferase TrmJ: MLSTIRIILINTFHPGNIGSAARAMKTMGLSDLCLVTPQRYPDAEADAMAAGAMDVLENARVFASLDDAIADCSLVIGTSARSRNSASNRPMLEAEACAEALLKESMNQPVALVFGQETMGLTNEELEKCHFHTCIDANPDYPVLNVASAIQILCYELRKASVRFEQANIQPKQAHYPLQEELERFYLHLEQTLTDIDFIIQQHPGKVMKRLRRLFNRARPESKELNMLRGILSSAQKASVAKDSTND, encoded by the coding sequence ATGCTGTCAACTATTCGAATTATTCTGATTAACACCTTCCATCCCGGCAATATTGGCTCTGCCGCCCGGGCGATGAAAACCATGGGGTTGAGCGACCTGTGTCTGGTCACGCCACAACGTTACCCGGATGCGGAAGCCGATGCGATGGCCGCCGGAGCCATGGACGTTCTGGAAAACGCCCGTGTGTTTGCGTCGTTGGATGACGCCATTGCCGATTGTTCCTTAGTGATTGGCACCAGTGCCCGCTCACGCAACAGTGCCAGCAACCGTCCTATGCTGGAAGCCGAAGCCTGTGCCGAAGCTCTGTTGAAAGAATCGATGAACCAGCCGGTCGCCCTGGTGTTTGGTCAGGAAACCATGGGACTGACCAACGAAGAACTGGAAAAATGTCACTTTCACACCTGCATTGATGCCAATCCGGATTATCCGGTACTGAATGTGGCCTCGGCGATCCAGATCCTCTGTTACGAACTGCGTAAGGCTTCGGTTCGTTTCGAACAGGCAAACATTCAGCCAAAGCAGGCCCACTACCCGCTTCAGGAAGAACTGGAACGATTCTACCTGCATCTGGAGCAAACCCTGACAGATATCGATTTTATTATTCAGCAACACCCTGGCAAAGTGATGAAAAGACTTCGTCGTCTGTTTAACCGCGCACGCCCGGAATCAAAAGAACTGAATATGTTGCGGGGTATTCTGTCCAGTGCCCAGAAAGCCAGTGTTGCAAAAGACAGCACTAATGATTGA
- a CDS encoding GNAT family N-acetyltransferase, with protein sequence MIEELQPVAFPLVNRFFKANGHKGKARSDERVFVVRQKGEIIAALRACPRSQGYLLRSVWVAISRRKKGFGLKLTKDTINALYPASCWCYPYEHLKEFYTLAGFRELTTDNVPDDISIPWQKYRIHNQPFLLMGISDSAHEPFKPEE encoded by the coding sequence ATGATTGAAGAACTGCAACCGGTTGCCTTTCCACTGGTCAACCGTTTTTTTAAAGCCAACGGCCACAAAGGCAAAGCCCGCTCCGACGAGCGGGTGTTTGTCGTCCGTCAGAAGGGTGAAATTATTGCAGCACTCAGAGCCTGTCCGCGCTCACAGGGTTATTTACTGCGCAGCGTCTGGGTGGCGATATCAAGGCGAAAGAAAGGCTTCGGACTTAAGTTAACGAAAGACACCATTAACGCCTTATATCCCGCCAGTTGCTGGTGTTACCCTTATGAGCATCTGAAAGAATTTTACACTCTGGCTGGCTTCAGAGAGTTAACAACAGACAATGTACCCGATGATATCTCTATCCCCTGGCAAAAATACCGAATTCATAATCAGCCATTTTTGCTGATGGGCATTAGTGATTCAGCTCATGAACCTTTCAAGCCTGAAGAATGA
- a CDS encoding YceH family protein — MDLHLTLNEARVIGCLLEKESTTPDLYPLTLNSLLNACNQKSNRDPVLSLTAAEVKSTLDDLIKERLVSEEGGSRTSKYRHRFCNTLFSDLKCSGQERAIICVMLLRGAQTPGEIRSRTGRLAQFSDVSQVEAVLQDMAEKEWVKQLPKEPGKRESRFAHLFSGDIEVPVSAVEAVADDKKRIQELEHEVMVLKAEIERLNRLVES; from the coding sequence GTGGATTTGCATCTGACACTGAATGAAGCCCGGGTGATTGGTTGCCTTCTGGAAAAAGAAAGCACAACGCCTGATCTTTACCCTCTGACACTGAATTCCCTGCTGAATGCCTGCAATCAGAAAAGTAACAGGGATCCGGTGTTGTCTTTGACGGCTGCCGAGGTAAAAAGCACGCTGGACGATCTGATTAAAGAACGGTTGGTCAGTGAGGAAGGCGGCTCCCGTACCTCCAAGTACCGTCACCGTTTCTGCAATACCCTGTTCAGTGACCTGAAGTGTTCCGGGCAGGAGCGGGCGATTATCTGCGTCATGCTGCTGCGCGGTGCCCAGACACCGGGTGAAATTCGCAGCCGTACCGGTCGTCTAGCTCAATTCTCCGATGTGTCACAGGTTGAAGCTGTCCTGCAGGATATGGCGGAAAAAGAGTGGGTTAAGCAACTACCCAAAGAACCCGGCAAGCGGGAGTCGCGGTTTGCGCATCTGTTTTCGGGCGATATTGAGGTGCCTGTCAGTGCTGTGGAGGCTGTTGCGGATGACAAAAAACGTATTCAAGAGCTTGAGCATGAAGTGATGGTACTTAAGGCAGAAATTGAGCGTCTGAACAGATTGGTTGAATCTTAG